The Malus domestica chromosome 10, GDT2T_hap1 genome contains a region encoding:
- the LOC103446684 gene encoding COBRA-like protein 10 — MTRAWWIAALMFAFGFSLAVAQDYGDDQQQQPAAPPPSQEDCDGIYLSYNFLSRRRIYPFLKNAEKQAWAFNATATIVNTGTYELKGWKMYVGFQHKEILVGAGGAVLMDGDDFPADVGNGTTLSGAGQADLKTAIGTGGDYTKIQANIQISGTMFGVKPPGNPMPKTIRLVNDGYKCPAPTNRKTTMYVCCVRNPKYKSIVTKTKFLPRQKGDLTIAYDVIQAYENNYLAQVTMENKSPLGRLDHWNLTWEWMRGEFIYSMKGAYPRSIDYLNCIYGAAGQYYQQMDFSKVLNCKKNPVIGDLPREKANDTQVGKIPNCCRNGSILPAIMDQSKTKAAFQMQVFKVPPDLNRTALYPPEKFKVEGVLNPEYKCRQPIRVDPAQFPDPSGIQSTSLAIASWQIICNITRAKTRKPKCCVSFSAYYNESVIPCRTCACGCTDTKKCNPKAPAILLPPETLLVPFENRTKKAIAWASIKHHHVPKPLPCGNNCPVSVNWHVLSDYKDGWTARMTLFNWANMNFEDWFAAVQLKKASPGYENAYSFNGTKLPMLEDIIFLQGLRGLTFLVAETNGSSPKAPRVPGKQQSVISFKKKRTPDIEVAKRDGFPSRVFFNGEECSLPTQLPVSHGNSHHGNLVVVIFLSILTFLM; from the exons ATGACAAGGGCTTGGTGGATTGCCGCACTCATGTTTGCCTTTGGATTTTCTTTGGCCGTAGCCCAAGATTATGGCGATGATCAGCAACAGCAACCTGCTGCACCACCCCCATCACAAGAAGATTGTGACGGGATTTACCTAAGCTATAACTTCCTTTCCCGGCGAAGAATCTACCCTTTCCTCAAGAATGCTGAGAAACAAGCATGGGCCTTCAATGCGACTGCAACCATAGTCAACACGGGCACGTACGAACTCAAAGGCTGGAAGATGTACGTTGGGTTTCAACACAAAGAGATTCTAGTTGGTGCAGGTGGTGCCGTTTTGATGGACGGTGATGATTTCCCGGCTGATGTTGGAAATGGGACTACCCTCTCTGGAGCAGGACAGGCAGATTTGAAAACCGCCATTGGCACTGGTGGAGATTACACCAAAATTCAAGCCAACATTCAAATCAGTGGCACTATGTTTGGTGTCAAGCCCCCAGGGAACCCAATGCCTAAAACAATTCGACTTGTTAACGATGGATACAAGTGCCCTGCACCAACCAATCGTA AGACGACAATGTACGTTTGTTGCGTTAGGAATCCTAAATATAAGTCCATTGTTACGAAAACCAAGTTCTTGCCTCGACAAAAGGGTGATCTCACAATTGCATATGATGTCATTCAAGCCTATGAGAATAATTATCTTGCTCAGGTGACAATGGAGAACAAGAGCCCTTTGGGACGTTTGGACCATTGGAACTTAACTTGGGAATGGATGAGAGGGGAATTTATATATTCCATGAAAGGTGCTTATCCGCGTTCGATTGACTATTTAAATTGCATATATGGTGCTGCCGGACAATACTATCAACAGATGGATTTCTCCAAGGTCTTGAATTGCAAAAAAAATCCAGTCATCGGAGACCTACCTCGTGAGAAAGCAAACGATACTCAAGTTGGGAAAATACCTAATTGCTGCAGAAATGGTAGTATTTTGCCTGCTATAATGGATCAAAGCAAAACCAAGGCTGCTTTTCAAATGCAGGTGTTCAAAGTACCTCCTGATTTGAATCGAACGGCTCTGTATCCTCCTGAAAAATTCAAAGTGGAGGGGGTGCTTAATCCGGAATACAAATGTAGGCAGCCTATTAGGGTGGACCCTGCTCAGTTTCCAGACCCAAGTGGGATTCAGTCTACAAGCTTAGCTATTGCAAGCTGGCAAATAATTTGCAACATCACAAGGGCCAAAACTAGGAAACCCAAGTGTTGTGTTTCATTCTCTGCTTATTACAATGAGTCTGTGATACCCTGCAGAACATGTGCTTGTGGTTGTACCGACACGAAAAAATGCAACCCGAAAGCCCCTGCAATTCTTCTCCCTCCGGAAACTCTTCTCGTCCCATTCGAAAATAGGACGAAGAAGGCCATAGCTTGGGCAAGCATAAAGCACCATCACGTGCCCAAGCCACTGCCTTGTGGGAACAATTGTCCAGTTAGTGTAAATTGGCATGTCTTATCAGATTACAAGGATGGATGGACAGCTAGAATGACACTATTCAATTGGGCTAACATGAATTTTGAAGATTGGTTTGCTGCAGTGCAACTCAAGAAAGCTTCTCCCGGTTACGAAAATGCATATTCTTTCAATGGGACCAAACTTCCGATGTTGGAGGACATCATCTTCCTCCAAGGCTTAAGGGGCTTGACTTTTTTGGTGGCGGAGACAAATGGATCGAGCCCGAAAGCTCCTAGGGTGCCTGGAAAGCAACAGTCTGTTATTTCTTTTAAGAAGAAGCGGACACCAGACATAGAAGTAGCTAAACGTGATGGGTTTCCTTCAAGAGTGTTTTTcaatggggaagaatgttcacttCCCACTCAACTTCCAGTATCACATGGAAATTCGCATCATGGAAATTTGGTAGTTGTGATATTCCTTTCAATTTTGACTTTTCTTATGTGA
- the LOC114827488 gene encoding late embryogenesis abundant protein At1g64065-like, producing the protein MEAGSRKCLKIFAAVTGIFFIITLVVLVVLFVTILKPKDPSVFTEPVSLEGFEFVGFPVIKLNISIRILVTVKNPNYGGFKYENSTAHISYHGNVVAEAPIKDDTVPARSTHNMTTVLSILADKLVTDSHFLGELVVGVLNFTSETTLHGKVNLWKIFKMKATSYTDCNISITIGTQSADSVCKSRVKLNK; encoded by the coding sequence ATGGAAGCAGGCTCTCGAAAATGCTTGAAAATCTTTGCTGCTGTCACTGGCATTTTCTTTATCATCACCTTAGTTGTTCTAGTCGTTCTATTCGTCACAATTTTAAAACCCAAAGATCCTTCGGTTTTCACCGAGCCGGTAAGCCTAGAGGGATTTGAGTTTGTAGGTTTCCCAGTTATAAAGTTAAATATATCGATAAGAATATTGGTCACGGTGAAAAATCCAAATTATGGAGGCTTCAAGTATGAGAATAGTACAGCTCATATCAGCTACCATGGGAATGTTGTCGCCGAAGCTCCGATCAAGGACGACACAGTTCCGGCTCGTTCGACTCACAACATGACcactgttttgagtattttggcTGACAAATTGGTAACTGATTCGCATTTCTTGGGTGAATTGGTCGTTGGGGTGCTGAATTTTACTTCAGAAACTACCCTGCACGGCAAGGTGAACTTGTGGAAGATCTTTAAGATGAAGGCAACCAGTTATACCGATTGCAACATTTCTATCACCATTGGAACCCAGAGTGCCGACTCCGTTTGCAAATCTAGGGTAAAGCTCAATAAGTAA